One region of Chloroflexota bacterium genomic DNA includes:
- a CDS encoding ribosomal protein L7/L12 encodes MGQLLQAGNKIEAIKIYRQMFGVGLKEAKDAVERLETTLGTPGAFDLHPPEVTTTTTRLTTTRTVSNIEPSGTSSRGCLIVVALLIVAAVVAWFAFNANGGDNRIVAFLRTLSPTETAVPTRVLPATEALPATPAPTDIPKPTATPELTDASILVGDRGTLPGQFNDARSIGLDEAGNIYVGEYVGGRIQVFDESGTFITQWRVGDENGFVRRMTVAPEGIAYVVYNGNILKYEGMTGDLLGQIDYDGGQGFQDVAVTAGGGLVATWNRDWQGGLFVNFNESQDDIVIFDAGGNVVNIIGKALSEAASGNAELDTSVAVDGSGNIYASGSLNPGIFKFSPEGKFLDKFGEEQAGYVQAMAIDFQSRLFASASGEILIFDAEGRYLDSIDASPGDMVFNEDDVLYTIDDPQVIRYVLNR; translated from the coding sequence ATGGGGCAACTCCTGCAGGCGGGCAACAAAATCGAAGCCATCAAAATTTATCGCCAAATGTTTGGCGTGGGCTTGAAAGAAGCCAAGGACGCCGTCGAGAGACTTGAAACAACGCTCGGCACGCCCGGCGCATTCGATCTTCATCCCCCGGAAGTGACAACTACCACGACACGACTCACCACCACCCGCACTGTCAGCAACATTGAACCCTCAGGCACATCGTCGCGCGGTTGCCTGATTGTGGTTGCCCTGCTGATCGTGGCCGCCGTCGTCGCCTGGTTCGCCTTCAACGCCAACGGCGGCGATAATCGCATTGTCGCCTTCCTTCGGACTCTGTCTCCCACCGAAACGGCGGTTCCCACCCGCGTTCTTCCAGCAACCGAAGCGCTTCCGGCCACCCCGGCTCCCACTGACATCCCAAAACCTACGGCCACCCCGGAGCTTACCGACGCTTCCATTCTCGTCGGCGACCGGGGCACCCTGCCCGGCCAGTTCAACGATGCCCGAAGCATCGGCCTCGACGAGGCCGGCAACATCTACGTTGGCGAATACGTCGGCGGCCGGATTCAAGTCTTCGACGAGAGCGGCACGTTCATCACACAGTGGCGGGTCGGCGATGAAAACGGGTTCGTCCGCCGAATGACGGTTGCCCCTGAGGGAATCGCCTACGTCGTCTACAACGGCAACATCCTCAAATATGAAGGGATGACCGGCGACCTGTTGGGGCAGATTGACTACGACGGCGGCCAGGGATTCCAGGATGTAGCCGTCACCGCCGGGGGCGGCCTGGTGGCCACGTGGAACCGGGACTGGCAGGGTGGCCTGTTTGTCAACTTTAACGAGAGTCAGGACGATATTGTGATCTTCGATGCCGGTGGCAACGTAGTCAACATCATCGGCAAAGCGTTGAGCGAAGCCGCCAGCGGCAACGCTGAACTCGACACCTCGGTGGCGGTTGACGGCTCGGGCAACATTTATGCCAGCGGCTCACTCAACCCCGGCATCTTCAAATTCTCGCCGGAGGGAAAATTTCTCGACAAGTTTGGCGAGGAGCAGGCAGGCTATGTTCAGGCGATGGCGATTGATTTTCAGAGCCGTCTCTTCGCTTCGGCGTCTGGCGAGATTCTGATCTTCGACGCCGAGGGTCGTTACCTCGACTCCATTGACGCCTCGCCCGGCGACATGGTCTTCAACGAGGACGATGTGCTTTACACCATTGACGATCCACAGGTGATCAGGTACGTCTTGAATCGGTAA
- a CDS encoding methyltransferase domain-containing protein yields MKSISFDRAADNYDSTRGFPPGVGDLVAEAAIELMGQQARALEVGIGTGRIARPLLARNVHVTGLDLSRKMMGRLLETLPPDSHQPALIEGEAVSLPLAGSTFDAVISVHVFHLIANWRAALAETRRVIKPGGVFLSGYDWRPDDSPGAAILEKWREIVQASGIEARHPGVHDFADVKATFIESGATMEERSVGQWTTTRTLARQIETIEHRTWSSTWNVPDDFFPRCLAELREWAIARYGNLDQEFTVPHKFIWQAFR; encoded by the coding sequence ATGAAGTCCATTAGCTTTGACCGCGCCGCCGACAACTACGACTCCACCCGCGGCTTCCCGCCCGGCGTGGGCGACCTGGTGGCCGAAGCCGCCATTGAATTGATGGGGCAACAGGCGCGAGCGCTTGAAGTCGGGATTGGCACCGGGCGAATTGCCCGGCCTCTGCTGGCGCGAAACGTTCACGTCACCGGCCTCGACCTTTCGCGCAAGATGATGGGCCGGTTGCTGGAGACTCTACCTCCCGACTCCCACCAACCGGCGCTGATCGAAGGGGAAGCCGTCTCTCTGCCTCTGGCCGGCTCTACCTTCGACGCCGTCATCTCCGTTCACGTCTTTCACCTCATCGCCAACTGGCGCGCGGCGCTGGCTGAAACACGAAGGGTGATAAAACCCGGCGGCGTCTTTCTCTCCGGCTACGACTGGCGGCCCGATGACTCGCCCGGCGCGGCTATTCTTGAAAAGTGGCGGGAGATTGTGCAAGCGTCTGGCATTGAAGCGCGCCACCCGGGCGTGCACGACTTTGCCGACGTGAAAGCCACATTCATCGAATCGGGGGCGACGATGGAGGAGCGGAGCGTGGGCCAGTGGACGACGACGCGCACCCTGGCTCGGCAGATCGAAACCATCGAACACCGCACCTGGTCGTCCACCTGGAACGTGCCCGACGATTTCTTCCCGCGTTGTCTGGCCGAGTTACGCGAGTGGGCTATTGCCCGCTACGGCAATTTAGATCAAGAATTTACCGTCCCGCACAAATTTATCTGGCAAGCCTTTCGTTGA